The following are from one region of the Pseudohongiella spirulinae genome:
- a CDS encoding serine hydrolase domain-containing protein: MLISQRTSAFKKWLNTSALTLALSALSLSAWSHDTSWPVEADGASAAGFSQATIDRLDAAMEKIVSDNDVAGMVWLLAKDGKVATYETAGYASIEDNRPMTKDTLFRIYSMTKPVTGVALMMLHEQGLWDFDDPVSKFVPEFENLQVMVSYDESGAMQLEPLTRQPTMRELLNHSAGFGYGLGGNDPVNEAFRDKGVLASSDLNELIDKVADIPLLYQPGEQWVYSIAVDIQGYIVEKLSGMPFGEFLDQKIFNPLGMHDTAFYVKAEDKHRFADVYRWEASQGKLMRNEERPDRPSYLDSTRLESGGGGLVSSTHDYARFLQMLVNGGELDGRRILGPQSVDMMRSNTLRDGLLLRGTDTRPGQAGQGFGVDFAVIFDPVAAGSVQGEGTYYWSGAAGTWFWIDPVHDMYFIGMIQAQGGTRPGAANMRGIAVDIIYEGLK; encoded by the coding sequence ATGCTGATCTCCCAAAGAACATCTGCCTTCAAGAAATGGCTCAACACCAGCGCATTGACTCTGGCGCTTAGCGCTCTCAGCCTGTCGGCCTGGAGCCACGACACCAGCTGGCCTGTTGAGGCGGACGGCGCCTCCGCGGCCGGATTCTCGCAGGCCACGATAGATCGGCTGGATGCCGCCATGGAGAAGATTGTCAGCGACAATGATGTCGCCGGCATGGTCTGGTTGCTGGCCAAAGACGGCAAGGTGGCCACCTATGAAACAGCCGGTTATGCCTCGATTGAGGATAATCGCCCGATGACCAAAGACACCCTGTTCCGCATCTATTCCATGACCAAACCGGTCACCGGCGTCGCATTGATGATGCTGCATGAGCAGGGACTTTGGGATTTTGATGATCCAGTCAGCAAATTCGTACCGGAGTTTGAAAACCTGCAGGTCATGGTCAGTTACGACGAGAGTGGCGCCATGCAGCTTGAGCCACTGACACGTCAGCCCACTATGCGGGAACTGCTGAATCATTCGGCGGGTTTTGGTTATGGTCTGGGCGGCAATGATCCGGTCAATGAAGCTTTCCGCGACAAAGGTGTGCTGGCATCCAGCGATCTGAATGAACTGATTGACAAGGTGGCTGACATCCCCCTGCTCTACCAGCCCGGTGAACAGTGGGTATATTCCATTGCAGTTGATATTCAGGGATATATCGTTGAAAAACTCAGCGGCATGCCGTTCGGTGAGTTTCTGGATCAGAAAATTTTTAATCCGCTGGGCATGCACGACACAGCCTTTTATGTAAAAGCTGAAGACAAACACCGGTTTGCCGATGTGTACCGATGGGAAGCATCGCAGGGCAAGCTGATGCGCAATGAAGAACGCCCGGATCGTCCCAGCTATCTTGATTCGACTCGCCTGGAATCCGGCGGTGGCGGTCTGGTGTCGTCCACCCACGACTATGCACGCTTTCTGCAGATGCTGGTGAATGGTGGCGAGCTGGATGGTCGCCGCATTCTCGGCCCGCAGTCAGTAGATATGATGCGCAGCAATACCCTGCGCGACGGTCTGCTGCTGCGTGGAACTGACACCCGTCCGGGCCAGGCAGGTCAGGGATTTGGTGTGGATTTTGCGGTGATTTTTGATCCGGTGGCCGCAGGCTCGGTGCAGGGCGAAGGCACCTATTACTGGAGTGGCGCGGCGGGCACCTGGTTCTGGATTGATCCGGTGCATGACATGTACTTCATCGGCATGATTCAGGCGCAGGGCGGCACGCGGCCAGGTGCGGCGAATATGCGCGGCATTGCGGTGGATATTATTTACGAGGGGCTCAAGTAG
- a CDS encoding YeaC family protein → MSEKTIESIRDILDLMDPEVHENLKTAVELGKWPDGRRLTPEQLEYCLQAIIAYEQQYLPEEQRVGFIDRTGLKKTQCDDDKPADPQQSVPLTIMPEDGRRH, encoded by the coding sequence ATGTCTGAGAAAACGATTGAGTCGATACGGGATATTCTGGATCTGATGGATCCGGAAGTGCACGAGAATCTTAAAACAGCGGTGGAGCTGGGCAAATGGCCCGATGGCCGGCGCTTGACGCCCGAGCAACTGGAGTATTGTCTGCAGGCGATTATCGCTTATGAGCAGCAGTATTTGCCTGAAGAGCAGCGGGTTGGATTTATCGACCGCACAGGGCTTAAAAAAACACAGTGTGATGATGATAAACCCGCCGATCCTCAGCAGAGTGTCCCACTGACAATCATGCCGGAAGATGGACGGAGACATTGA
- a CDS encoding AEC family transporter, which translates to MSNFFLVLIYLVIGALLRRTALMPDNAASVLNAYVLYVAFPALILKSLPGLQFSFDLLIPALTPWILLAFSVLLVLRLSRWLHWSREQTGALLILVPLGNTSFLGYPLVEAFFGADAIPYALVYDQMGSFLALTIYATIIAAIYSPALSTPDAVSVIRKIITFPSFVALIVGLLLFNVEKPALAISAIDNIAATLVPVVMVAVGFQLSLRFDTREVSPLLVALSLKLLLLPVLAWSMWSLAGQSGQAVDITIFQAAMPSMISAGAVASMAGLSPRLVSGVTGLGILCSLVTLPLVYWLITNVA; encoded by the coding sequence GTGAGTAACTTTTTTCTGGTTCTGATTTATCTGGTCATCGGCGCGTTGCTGCGTCGCACCGCGTTGATGCCGGATAATGCGGCCAGTGTGCTCAATGCCTATGTGTTGTATGTGGCATTTCCGGCGCTGATTCTGAAGAGCCTGCCGGGGCTGCAGTTCTCTTTTGATCTGCTGATTCCGGCGCTGACGCCCTGGATTTTGCTGGCATTCAGCGTACTGCTGGTACTGCGTCTCAGTCGCTGGCTGCACTGGTCGCGCGAGCAGACCGGCGCCTTGCTGATCCTGGTACCGCTGGGTAATACCTCATTTCTGGGGTATCCGCTGGTCGAAGCGTTTTTTGGTGCTGACGCTATTCCTTATGCGCTGGTTTATGATCAGATGGGATCGTTTCTGGCCTTAACGATTTACGCCACGATTATCGCGGCGATATACAGTCCTGCGCTTTCAACACCTGATGCGGTGAGCGTAATACGCAAGATCATCACCTTCCCCTCGTTTGTTGCGCTGATTGTTGGCTTGCTGTTATTCAACGTAGAAAAACCCGCTTTGGCCATCAGTGCCATCGACAATATTGCCGCCACCCTTGTGCCGGTGGTGATGGTAGCGGTGGGATTTCAACTCAGTCTGCGATTTGATACACGCGAAGTGTCGCCACTGCTCGTAGCATTGAGTCTCAAGTTGCTGTTGCTGCCGGTGTTGGCCTGGTCAATGTGGTCGCTGGCCGGTCAAAGCGGACAGGCGGTTGATATCACTATTTTTCAGGCGGCCATGCCGTCAATGATTTCGGCCGGTGCGGTGGCCAGCATGGCCGGCCTTTCACCCAGGCTGGTAAGCGGTGTGACCGGGCTGGGCATTTTATGCAGCCTGGTCACTTTGCCGCTGGTGTACTGGTTGATTACTAACGTGGCGTGA
- a CDS encoding PQQ-dependent sugar dehydrogenase — protein sequence MKTLRTKLSAAALLCGFICSSASLPAFAQDEIIRGEIPPMPAIDWITEPEDYQVEEFVGDLQVVWTIRFTPDGQRIFVTERPGRVRIVSPDGELDPQPWLSLEDKIFFQGESGLTGLAFHPEYPQVPWVYIMYTYMTDEGPYNRISRFIEVNGKAGEETILYDGLAAQARGGSHSGGTLQFGADGMLYVATGDAFERQRSNDLQDLSGAVLRITPEGEVPADNPWPGNPIWAHGMRNPHGLTWQPETGNLFAGDHGPTGEDQLMAHDRIIVLEGGRHHGWPIMVGAINSPDYVDPILTFVPSSPPGDMAFYTGDLMPELKNDLFVSVLGFQPQDRQNLMRIRFQDPADPTRPTAIERWFNDGQGNSVYGRLRALAVGPDGALYVGTSNHDGRQMTPSHREQPDRILRITPR from the coding sequence ATGAAAACCTTGAGAACTAAACTGTCTGCTGCCGCTTTGCTGTGTGGTTTTATTTGCAGCAGCGCTTCCCTGCCCGCGTTTGCCCAGGACGAAATCATCCGCGGTGAGATCCCGCCCATGCCGGCAATTGACTGGATCACCGAGCCTGAGGACTATCAGGTCGAGGAGTTTGTCGGCGATCTGCAGGTGGTCTGGACCATTCGTTTTACACCCGATGGCCAGCGCATTTTTGTCACTGAACGCCCCGGTCGCGTACGTATTGTTTCGCCCGATGGCGAGCTGGATCCACAACCCTGGCTGTCGCTGGAAGATAAAATATTTTTTCAGGGCGAAAGCGGTCTGACCGGACTGGCGTTTCATCCAGAATATCCGCAGGTGCCCTGGGTCTACATTATGTATACCTACATGACCGACGAGGGCCCCTATAACCGTATCAGCCGCTTTATAGAAGTGAATGGCAAAGCCGGTGAGGAAACGATTCTCTATGATGGACTGGCGGCGCAGGCGCGTGGCGGCAGTCACAGCGGCGGTACCCTGCAGTTTGGTGCCGACGGTATGCTGTATGTGGCCACCGGCGATGCCTTCGAACGCCAGCGTTCCAATGATCTGCAGGACCTGTCGGGTGCGGTGCTGCGCATCACGCCCGAGGGCGAAGTACCGGCCGATAATCCCTGGCCCGGCAACCCGATCTGGGCACACGGCATGCGTAATCCGCATGGCCTGACCTGGCAACCTGAGACCGGCAATCTGTTCGCCGGGGATCACGGTCCGACGGGCGAAGATCAGTTGATGGCCCACGATCGCATCATCGTACTGGAAGGTGGCCGTCATCATGGCTGGCCCATCATGGTGGGCGCTATAAACTCACCCGATTATGTTGACCCAATTTTGACCTTTGTGCCGTCGTCACCACCCGGCGACATGGCTTTCTACACCGGCGATTTGATGCCGGAATTAAAGAACGATCTGTTTGTTTCAGTACTGGGTTTTCAGCCTCAGGATCGTCAGAATCTGATGCGCATTCGCTTTCAGGACCCTGCTGACCCGACTCGCCCGACAGCCATTGAGCGATGGTTTAATGATGGTCAGGGCAACAGTGTTTATGGCCGCTTGCGCGCATTGGCAGTAGGGCCGGATGGTGCGCTGTATGTCGGCACCAGCAATCATGATGGGCGACAGATGACACCCTCACATCGAGAACAACCCGATCGCATTCTGCGCATCACGCCACGTTAG
- a CDS encoding rhomboid family intramembrane serine protease: protein MHRALTVSASLDLRPLVVILRSRAIAHHVTEESGKLVVWTRSEAEAQLVRACFDAWQSGELQVSDSALTRGPAMLPVKSIVQNLLNAAWTAPVTVTVLLISLVVALFSSAGADTYAIRGMFFPDLNRSTVSLSEPLVWLQMITPAFLHFGLIHLVFNSLWLWYFGRMMEPTLKPWRYTLVLLWMALAGNVAQYLWSGAANFGGLSGVVYGQIGFIWLWQNIHPGSRLRLPPAMIMVFLVALILMEVLASSYIASAAHAGGLVSGMLAGWLLGLWYKKRGSYV from the coding sequence ATGCATAGAGCACTGACGGTTTCGGCAAGTCTGGATTTACGCCCCCTGGTGGTGATACTGCGGTCGCGGGCAATTGCGCATCACGTGACGGAGGAGTCGGGTAAGCTGGTGGTGTGGACGCGCTCGGAGGCTGAGGCTCAGCTGGTTCGGGCCTGTTTCGATGCCTGGCAAAGTGGTGAGCTGCAAGTGTCGGACAGTGCGCTGACCCGTGGGCCGGCAATGCTGCCGGTCAAGAGCATTGTTCAGAATCTGTTAAACGCAGCCTGGACGGCACCGGTGACAGTCACAGTGTTGTTGATCAGTCTTGTGGTTGCGTTGTTCAGCAGCGCCGGAGCCGATACCTACGCCATTCGGGGGATGTTTTTTCCCGACCTGAACCGTAGCACAGTCTCGCTGTCTGAGCCGCTGGTCTGGCTCCAAATGATTACGCCGGCATTTCTGCATTTTGGACTGATTCATCTGGTATTCAATTCATTGTGGCTCTGGTATTTTGGCCGCATGATGGAGCCTACCCTGAAACCCTGGCGTTATACATTGGTCCTGTTGTGGATGGCACTGGCTGGCAATGTGGCGCAGTACCTTTGGAGTGGGGCGGCCAATTTTGGCGGCCTGTCGGGTGTGGTTTACGGTCAGATCGGCTTTATCTGGTTATGGCAGAATATTCATCCGGGCTCTCGACTCCGCCTGCCGCCCGCCATGATCATGGTATTTCTGGTGGCGCTCATACTGATGGAGGTGCTGGCCTCATCCTACATTGCCTCGGCGGCACATGCCGGTGGTCTGGTTTCCGGTATGCTGGCCGGCTGGTTGCTTGGCCTGTGGTACAAAAAAAGAGGATCCTATGTCTGA
- the pepN gene encoding aminopeptidase N, producing the protein MRDAQATTIYLKDYQVPTFLIDRTQLRFELEETQTRVISRLSMRRNPDLIGNTGNTLRLDGQDMTLVSVSLNGQALSAEQYQVDDESLVIANISALLDQSPEQGFELSCETLIKPQENTSLEGLYKSHTMFCTQCEAEGFRKITYYLDRPDVMAMFETTIVADKRRYPVLLSNGNAIKQGELDDGRHWVTWEDPFRKPCYLFALVAGDLKSIEDRFTTQSGRDVMLRIFVEEKDLDKCDHAMQSLKNAMRWDEQVYGREYDLDIFMIVAVDDFNMGAMENKGLNIFNTSCVLAKPETTTDTAFQRVEAVVAHEYFHNWSGNRVTCRDWFQLSLKEGFTVFRDAEFSADMGSRTVKRVEDVTFLRTAQFAEDAGPMSHPVRPDSYMEISNFYTLTIYEKGAEVVRMIRELVGEENFRKGSDLYFERHDGQAVTTEDFVRAMEEASGVDLQQFRRWYTQSGTPVMHVSGHYNEPAQTYELSLSQSCPPTPGQPHKEPFHIPLRMGLLGAGGNELELNLPGEKHSGLTERVLNVTEPVQRFVFHNIPAAPVPSLLRGFSAPVKLHADLDRDQLMFLMTRDSDGFNRWNASQELAVGVMQEMLASHQQGGEMVMDSRLSVAVGEVLQHAVADAQGANELDQAMLAQLLSLPSEAYLSELAEEIDVDGIHAVREHVADALAAEHAAAFAQLYQLCQSDEPYRADAAGIARRSLKNLSLAYLMRLPEPKPLDVCFEQFTGAGNMTDVDAALRLLVNSRQPQAAALAEKALADFYAKWRHESLVVNQWFTVQATASRQGTLQQVKALMEHEAFDIRNPNKVRSLIGAFSNGNPVNFHDLSGEGYQFLAEQILQLDGLNPQIAARLLTPLTRWRRYGAQRQKLMKAELERIAAQADLSRDVYEVVSKSLSAS; encoded by the coding sequence ATGAGAGATGCACAGGCAACAACCATTTATCTGAAAGATTACCAGGTTCCGACATTTCTGATCGACCGCACACAGTTGCGCTTCGAGCTGGAAGAGACGCAGACCCGTGTTATCTCCAGGCTCAGTATGCGCCGCAATCCGGATTTGATCGGCAACACCGGCAATACGCTGCGCCTGGATGGTCAGGATATGACCTTGGTATCGGTGTCGCTGAATGGGCAGGCCTTGAGTGCTGAACAATATCAGGTCGATGATGAATCGCTGGTGATTGCCAATATCTCTGCGCTGCTGGATCAGTCGCCTGAGCAGGGTTTTGAGCTGAGCTGTGAAACCCTGATTAAACCGCAGGAGAACACCAGCCTGGAGGGGCTTTACAAGTCCCATACCATGTTCTGCACGCAATGCGAGGCCGAGGGCTTTCGTAAAATTACCTATTATCTGGATCGTCCGGATGTGATGGCGATGTTTGAAACCACCATCGTGGCCGACAAGCGGCGCTACCCGGTGCTGCTGTCCAATGGTAATGCCATCAAGCAGGGCGAACTGGACGACGGCCGCCACTGGGTAACCTGGGAAGACCCCTTTCGCAAACCCTGCTATCTGTTTGCCCTGGTGGCCGGTGATCTGAAATCCATTGAAGACCGCTTTACCACACAGTCCGGTCGGGATGTGATGCTGCGTATCTTTGTTGAAGAAAAAGACCTGGATAAGTGCGATCACGCCATGCAGTCCCTGAAAAATGCCATGCGCTGGGATGAGCAGGTCTATGGTCGTGAGTACGATCTGGATATTTTCATGATCGTGGCGGTTGATGATTTCAATATGGGCGCCATGGAGAATAAAGGTCTTAATATTTTTAACACCTCCTGTGTGCTGGCCAAGCCTGAGACCACCACCGATACCGCGTTTCAGCGCGTTGAGGCGGTGGTGGCGCATGAGTATTTCCATAACTGGTCAGGTAACCGGGTCACTTGTCGAGACTGGTTCCAGCTTAGCCTGAAAGAGGGTTTTACAGTCTTCCGTGACGCTGAGTTTTCGGCCGATATGGGTTCACGAACCGTCAAGCGCGTAGAGGATGTGACGTTTCTGCGCACGGCGCAGTTTGCAGAAGATGCCGGTCCCATGTCGCACCCTGTGCGACCTGACTCTTATATGGAAATTTCCAATTTTTATACATTGACCATTTATGAAAAAGGCGCCGAAGTAGTGCGTATGATTCGTGAACTGGTGGGTGAAGAAAATTTCCGTAAGGGCTCTGATCTGTATTTTGAGCGCCACGATGGCCAGGCCGTGACCACAGAGGACTTTGTGCGAGCCATGGAAGAGGCAAGCGGTGTGGATCTGCAGCAGTTCCGCCGCTGGTATACCCAGTCAGGGACACCCGTGATGCACGTCAGTGGTCACTACAACGAGCCAGCCCAGACCTACGAACTCAGCCTGAGTCAGAGCTGCCCGCCAACTCCGGGTCAGCCGCATAAAGAGCCTTTCCATATTCCTCTGCGCATGGGGCTGCTGGGCGCCGGGGGCAATGAACTGGAATTGAATCTGCCGGGTGAGAAACACAGCGGCCTGACCGAGCGTGTGCTGAATGTGACCGAGCCAGTGCAGCGTTTCGTGTTCCATAATATTCCGGCCGCGCCGGTGCCTTCTTTACTGCGTGGTTTCTCGGCGCCGGTGAAGCTGCACGCTGACCTTGATCGTGACCAGTTGATGTTTTTGATGACACGTGACAGCGATGGCTTCAATCGCTGGAATGCCTCGCAGGAGCTGGCGGTGGGCGTGATGCAGGAGATGCTTGCCAGTCATCAGCAGGGCGGCGAGATGGTGATGGACAGTCGCCTGAGTGTGGCAGTCGGTGAAGTATTACAGCATGCGGTTGCGGATGCCCAGGGCGCCAATGAGTTGGATCAGGCCATGCTGGCGCAGCTTCTGAGCCTGCCTTCAGAGGCCTATCTGTCGGAGCTGGCCGAGGAGATTGACGTGGATGGTATTCACGCTGTGCGAGAGCATGTGGCTGATGCGCTGGCCGCAGAACACGCCGCCGCTTTTGCACAGCTTTATCAACTCTGCCAGTCAGATGAACCCTATAGGGCTGATGCAGCGGGCATTGCCAGACGCTCCCTGAAGAATCTGTCGCTTGCCTATCTGATGCGCCTGCCAGAACCCAAACCGCTTGATGTGTGTTTTGAGCAATTTACTGGCGCTGGCAATATGACCGATGTGGATGCTGCCTTGCGCCTGCTGGTCAATAGTCGGCAGCCTCAGGCGGCGGCCCTGGCGGAAAAGGCGCTGGCTGACTTTTATGCCAAATGGCGTCATGAGTCACTTGTAGTGAATCAATGGTTTACGGTTCAGGCCACCGCCTCGCGACAGGGCACCTTGCAGCAGGTCAAGGCGCTGATGGAACACGAAGCGTTTGATATCCGAAACCCCAATAAAGTCAGGTCGTTGATTGGTGCGTTCAGTAACGGCAATCCGGTCAACTTCCATGATCTCAGCGGAGAAGGGTATCAATTTCTGGCTGAGCAGATTCTGCAGCTTGATGGTCTGAATCCGCAGATTGCCGCGCGACTGCTAACACCTTTGACCCGCTGGCGGCGCTACGGCGCACAGCGTCAGAAACTGATGAAAGCAGAACTGGAGCGTATTGCCGCGCAGGCAGATCTGTCGCGTGATGTTTATGAAGTGGTGAGCAAGAGCCTGTCTGCATCCTGA
- a CDS encoding DUF2797 domain-containing protein: METLARGNARKLITRLEQPVNYRLALGETKVELNSLLGSTVRLRYTGKINCVHCGRNTNKSFNQGYCYPCFQTLAQCDSCIIHPEKCHYDQGTCREPSWGEKFCMQDHIVYLANSSGLKVGITRATQIPTRWIDQGAIQALPIVRVRSRLQSGALEVIFRQHVADKTNWRDMLREGDHVVDLLKERDQLLERCRADIDELIQRFGFHAISVIRGIDPVDISYPVEGYPQKITSFSFDKEPLVEGTLLGIKGQYLMFDTGVINIRRFGGYELELMN, encoded by the coding sequence ATGGAAACCCTGGCCAGAGGCAACGCCCGCAAACTAATCACCCGACTTGAACAGCCGGTCAACTACCGGTTGGCACTGGGTGAAACGAAAGTCGAACTCAATTCCCTGCTGGGCAGCACAGTGCGTCTGCGTTATACAGGCAAAATCAACTGCGTGCATTGCGGTCGCAATACCAACAAGAGTTTTAACCAGGGTTACTGCTACCCCTGTTTTCAGACTCTGGCGCAATGCGATAGCTGCATCATTCATCCGGAAAAGTGCCACTACGATCAGGGCACCTGCCGTGAGCCTTCCTGGGGTGAAAAATTCTGTATGCAGGATCATATTGTTTACCTTGCCAATTCATCCGGCCTCAAGGTCGGCATTACCCGCGCCACGCAGATTCCGACTCGCTGGATTGACCAGGGCGCGATTCAGGCGCTGCCAATTGTGCGGGTGCGCAGCCGTCTGCAAAGCGGGGCGCTGGAAGTGATTTTCCGTCAGCATGTGGCCGATAAAACCAACTGGCGCGATATGCTGCGTGAAGGCGATCATGTGGTGGATCTGCTGAAGGAGCGTGATCAGTTGCTGGAGCGCTGCCGCGCGGATATTGATGAGTTGATCCAGCGTTTTGGTTTTCATGCCATCAGCGTGATCAGGGGCATTGATCCGGTCGATATCAGTTATCCGGTTGAAGGCTATCCGCAAAAAATCACCTCATTTAGTTTTGACAAAGAGCCGCTGGTTGAAGGCACCCTGCTGGGTATTAAAGGGCAGTATCTGATGTTTGATACTGGTGTTATCAACATCCGGCGCTTTGGCGGTTATGAACTTGAATTGATGAATTGA
- a CDS encoding NAD(+) kinase: protein MSTFKKLGLVGRPGHAGVVSTLRRLIEYLQTRHLEIVLEQSTAELLPDISLPVHRRHELGGECDLVVVVGGDGSMLNAARALVNHDVPVLGINRGRLGFLTDILPEELETSLDAVLAGRYREEKRFMLDFTVRRDDELLPGGTALNDVVLHPGTAAQMIEFELFIDNQFVNSQQSDGLIVATPTGSTAYSLSAGGPIMHPSLNALVLVPMYPHTLSSRPLVVDADLEIRIAVVKQRAISPLVSCDGAVRFHTEPGDEIIIRKKAGPLRLIHPLEYNYYEVCRSKLGWGNRLVRDDA, encoded by the coding sequence ATGTCGACATTCAAAAAGTTGGGTCTGGTGGGTCGCCCCGGACACGCCGGCGTTGTTTCGACCCTCAGACGCCTGATTGAATACCTGCAAACCCGACATCTGGAGATTGTGCTGGAGCAGAGCACTGCCGAGCTGCTGCCGGACATTTCATTGCCCGTGCATCGTCGCCATGAACTGGGCGGCGAGTGTGACCTGGTGGTCGTGGTGGGTGGTGACGGCAGTATGCTCAATGCCGCTCGAGCGCTGGTTAATCATGATGTACCCGTACTGGGAATCAACCGCGGCCGACTGGGTTTTTTGACTGACATACTGCCCGAAGAACTGGAGACATCGCTGGATGCTGTGCTGGCGGGTCGTTATCGGGAAGAAAAACGCTTTATGCTGGATTTCACCGTGCGCCGGGATGATGAATTGCTGCCCGGTGGCACTGCCCTCAATGATGTCGTGCTGCACCCGGGCACTGCCGCGCAAATGATTGAGTTCGAACTGTTTATCGACAACCAGTTTGTCAATTCGCAACAGTCTGATGGCCTGATCGTGGCCACGCCGACCGGATCGACAGCTTACTCTTTATCGGCCGGCGGGCCGATCATGCATCCCAGTCTCAATGCTCTGGTGCTGGTGCCCATGTATCCGCACACTTTGAGCAGCCGCCCCCTGGTAGTCGATGCTGATCTGGAAATACGCATAGCGGTTGTCAAGCAGCGGGCAATTTCGCCCCTGGTCAGCTGTGACGGTGCTGTGCGGTTTCATACAGAGCCGGGTGATGAAATCATTATCCGCAAAAAAGCCGGACCGCTGCGCCTGATCCATCCGCTGGAATACAATTACTACGAAGTTTGCCGCAGCAAACTCGGTTGGGGTAACCGACTGGTCAGGGACGATGCATAG